The following is a genomic window from Pan paniscus chromosome 6, NHGRI_mPanPan1-v2.0_pri, whole genome shotgun sequence.
ATCTAGCATCAGAAAGATGATGTGAGGACAGCAAGGAAGAGCTGGAAACTGATGGTTTAATCACAGGCTCCTCACCATCTGCTGATAGGCAGGTGTGCGAGCTCCAGCATGGAGCACCACAGCACTAGGTGGGAGAAGGGTGATAGGGTGATGGGGCAGCCTGTGAGCTGGGGCAGTTAGGCAGAGGAGCAACTGTATCACCACAGAAGCTTCTGCCTTCACCCATCCCTCCAGCTCTGCAGGACAGGTAGAGAGTCCAGTGTCCGTGGAGCACTAGACCTAAGGAAGGCTGCATAGGGAAGACACAAGAGAGTGACATCACAGCATACCCCTCCCATCAGGAAAATCAAGGCCCAGAACTCACTCGGCTCTTCCCCAGGAGGACCAAGCCCTGAATCAGGTGCAGTGCTGCCTGCCCCTCTGTGCCATGGGCCCCGGGCTCCTCTGCTGGGTGCTGCTTTGTCTCCTAGGAGAAGGTGAGTCCTGGGCACAGGACAGCTGCTCCATTCTCAGCTTTCCCCCCCCCGTGTCCTCCACTTTACCTTGGGGAGGACCTCCAGGCTGTCTCCAGTGCTCATCCTCCATCTGCTTTTCCCACAGGCCCAGTGGACGCTGGAGTCACCCAAAGTCCCACACACCTGATCAAAACGAGAGGACAGCACGTGACTCTGAGATGCTCTCCTATCTCTGGGCACACCAGTGTGTCCTGGTACCAACAGGCCCTGGGTCAGGGGCCCCAGTTTATCTTTGAGTATtatgagaaagaagagagaggaagaggaaactTCCCTGATCGATTCTCAGCTCGCCAGTTCCCTAACTATAGCTCTGAGCTGAATGTGAACGCCTTGTTGCTGGGGGACTCGGCCCTCTATCTCTGTGCCAGCAGCTTGGCACAGCCCAGCAGAGTCACTGACATTCTGTATATAAACTTCCTGCCTTAGCTTTGACTTGAGAGCTGCAGGCCCCACCCAGGTTTCACTCCTTCAAGGGAAGCTTTTAGTTGTTTGGAAGGCATGTCTTGTGTCCTACTGAGGGCAGACCTTTCCCAACCAACAGAGCCCAGGTTTCCTGTGCCCTGAGTGTGCCCGCTTCTGTGCTGCATCTTCTTGCAGTTTGTCACTTCCTGGATAACTTCAGTAGAAGAGTGACTGTTGAGCCCCAGATATGTGCTAGATTCTTCGTATTTGTTACATAGCTTAAGAGCTTTCCACAATCTTGCACATCAAACATTTCTATTCTTCCTTTACAGATGGAAGGCTCAGGGACATTGAGTCATTTTCCCCAGTGTCTCTTGGCTTCTAAGGATCAGAAGTAGGAAACAAACTAGTCCATCCATTTTCCACCTACCCCCTACTCCATCATCACCTTCTGCATCCTGGTCAGTAAGTCAGAGCCCTCGCACTGCCCTCTAGTGACCAGCAGGGCTGCAGTAGAAGCTCAGATGCCTTCAGGGGTCATTACTATGGCCTCTTCATTAGTAACTGTGAGGAATGTTAAatttcacacttttaaaaaatcattcatatGCATTCCCTTTGTCTTTCCCCAGTCTGCAGATTATGTTTTCACTTTTATGGTGTTTTTTGATGCACAAGAGTTTAATTTAACgcaacaaaaactaaaatcaaTTTTGTTTGTGTGTAGACAAAAACCGCTTTCTTATATAAATGTCTAAGCATAGTTTTATCAATTTATTCTAGTAAAATTTAAGCTTGGATCTTCACCACTAAGAATAAATGTACctgaaatatatcttatgtaaGAAATAAGATAGAGACCTAGGAATGGGAGGGAAGGACATATGTTCAGTGAAGAAGTAATAGCCTGTCAAACAGAGCCCTAAAGTAGACCCCCAGAGCTGATGGTGGAGAGGTAAGTGGAGGGCAAATGATCATGAACCTTGTCCGTTTGTTACCTTGTAGAAGAAAGGCAGCCAGGAGTGGAGACCACATGGGTGAAAGTTTATGACTTGACTGTAGGTTGAAGGTTGCAGCAGGTAGAGGGAGGAATAGCAGGCAGAGGGCAGAGTCACTGGCTGGCAGGGGCAGTGGCATCATCAGTTGACTCTACTGACATCCAGGAATTATGTCCCCAATGCGCAAGTTGAAAAACTCCCCACAATTTGCCTATTATTCCCTGACCCTGCCATGACCACCAGACTCCTCAATGGTTTGGCCGTCTGCCCCCTGAGGGCAGGTGAGTCCTCTAAAGGCTTTTCCTTGGCTCACCACATCCCAGCCTAAGCCTTTACCTCAGGTCTACATTATTGAGGTCCCTCTTTGGGCACTCAACTTCCTTCTATCATAGACTTCACAGAAGCTGGGACAACCAGATCCCAAGATACCAGAGAACAAAGGCAGGATGTGAAGTGACGTGGAGATGCCTGAGACTGCCATCCATGACTACATGTGTAGGTGTTAATAGGAGCCGAAGCTGGTGCACAGCTGATCTGTCCCAGCACACACTATAGAGAATCCCTGAGGGTCTGTAACTTTCTCTCAAAGCCAAATATGTGGCCTTGGTGTCAGACAGCCTCTCCCAGACCTCTGTGCCCTCTTGCACCAGCCTTCACCCCACAGCCACCTTCCTCTGCACACAAAGCTCAGTGGTAGATATAGGTGGCCTTGTCTTCACGAGACCGTGATCCAGGCAGTGGAAAACGTTGTCCCATAGGAGTCTCCCaacactgcccaggctggggccCTCAGATTTCTGAGCAGCCTGTGCAAGGGAAACTCTGCCCTGTGCTGAGCTTCTCTCCCAGGCCAGTCTCAGCTGGACGAGGGAATGCACATCACGGTGATGTGAGCAGATGCAGCCTCTCTTCCAGGCTCCTCCTCCAGCTCTGGCCTCAGAAGTCCTCTTCCTCAGTTGCTCTCAGAAAGGAAAGTTGATTTCAAAATTGTATATTTGCAGACAGCACTGACAACACAGGTCTATGTTCTTTTCCCTGTCAGCCTTCACAACTCTATCTTCCCCACACCATGCTCATGTCAGTCCTCAGCCTCCTCCAAGTGATGTCTGCTCCTAGCTATCCTCTCGTCACTCTGCACCCTCACCTCCATGTCAACCACAGATGCCTGAGTTCAGGCCATTCCTCATGCATCATGCTCCTCCCACCAAAGGCCTTTGCACTCCACACTGTATTCGCTGTATCAACACAAGtctcttctttttgttctttctccaaATCTCAGTTTAACTACCACCATCTCTAGGGAGACACTCCTTCAACAGTTTTCCTAGGCTGCACCTCCTTATTGTAAATGCTCACAGCTTATAATATGCATTGATATTCATAGTTTTAGCACCATAGTCATTTCCCAGACTTTGTGTGACTATTTCACACTTCTCTTGCATTCTAGACTGTAAAATGCATCATTGTAGAAATTGTGGATGTTTTGTTCCCCATTTTATTGTCAGTAACAACAGcggttccaggtgccactgacCAATcttgaaagaataaagaagagatATTGAAAGGCCCTCTGAGTTCCCACAGACTATTCCAGAAGTCTGGATGCATTAAATGGGAACCTCTATCCCTTCATCTCCTAGGATCAAATGAGTCCTGGAAACAGATGAGAAATCCCTGTCATGCATGAGTAACTGGATCCAAGCCTTTCTGCACGACTGAACTTCCTCACTGCCCATCGCCCTCCTGGTTTGTCTCCTCCTTCAATCTCCTTCCCTCACAGGTGTCCTGGATTTGGGAGTCTCACAGACACAGGGCACCTAATCACTCTGAGAGAGTGATCAGAAACATAATGTCAAACACTGGCATTAAAAGGTCatggagaagaaaacaaatgccTTCCCCATTCTCTTAGGCAGAGTTTTCCCAAGGCACAAATATCTTTTTGGGTGGCTTTGAGGCCATGGTGCCTGATATACCGAGTGATATTATGGGTGTCCATTTCCATGAATTGGTGGGCAATGCCAGAGACACAGACCTCATGGTCACCAGCTTCCTCCAGCCCACACCTGATTTGGTTCAGGGCGCTGAACAGAGAGCTTTGCTTGTTACCCTCCTTTGCCAGTTAGGAAAGGCTGGTTGTGAGGCAGAGGCTTCATTTACAGAGCAGGGCTATGTGTTAGTCCTTGAAGAATTGTGAGAGCCATTCTGGGTGGAAATAATCAAATATACAATCACCAAGGATGGCCCACGGATAGACAGAAGTCCCAATTTTGCCAGAATGATTTGCATCTATGCTTTAAAGACAAATGCAGTTTTATCTCTTTAGGCAATAAAGACCAAAAATAGACTAGCTATTTTAAATAACTGAACCTTAAACAGACCAAAGTCAGAACATCTTCCCTAGGGACAGCATTTTCTTCCACCCACTCGCTAAAGCTGTATTTGAGAAAGCTGTGTGCTGTTGATAAACACTGGAATATCGTTACAATCGACATCATAATAATACTGCTTACTTGGATCAGAAACAAAGAGCATTTCTAAAGCTTGAACAATGTAAAACTGGAAACGAGCTCTCACTGAGTTTGGAAATGCAGGCACTAGAGGGTgctcatttctcttccttttccaatCAGGGGGCTATTCAAAGGCTGTTCTAGAACAAGGGGTGAGATCCTCCACTTCCCCGTGGTGATCAGGCTTTCAGAGGTAGAAGCCTTATTAGTTCATAATCAGCCGAACTGACCTCCCCATCAAATGTATCGACCTGGATGCTCACCCTCCTCAGCAGTCAGAGACCGCGTTCACCACGAGCTTGTGCGCTTTTACGGAGCACGCTTTATCCTCGGTTTATTCCGAAACATGGGCCTTTATAGGGGGTTCCATAAACAGAAGCTCTCTATATTTTGTCCATTTAGACACTATAAAGTCTGACACCAGATGAGAGGTGTTGCTTAAAGCTTGTATGTGGTGAagattttttaacaaataatatataaagaaaatgtcaataaTGCTCTCAAATCCAATCCCAACTTCCGTCGGTAACCAATACTAAAGCTCTGGTGTGCTTTGCACCTCTCTTTTCTGTGTTCATGCACACCTTTCTACCCGAGTACACCTACAGAAAATGGGTTCACCTGTACACTTTACCTGCCGCATGCATACTCTTTTCTGTTAATATACCCTGGTCTTTATTGTTCCAGATTGATCCATACACATCTAACTTGCTCTATTTGCTGCTTCATATTGCATAATGAGGGTAGACAGGTACATTCGTGCTGTCATCTGATTCCCAAATTCTGCCATATCTTTTCTAAAGTGACTGAATGGTCTATTTATGCTTCCAAGTTCTCCTCACCCCAGCACCCAGTTGATGATTCCAGCTTTTCCATCACTCATGGTCCTAGCAGGTCTGAGAGCTCTATCAGTTTCTCCTGCatgaggaggcagggaaggataAAAGGACAGACCTTTATCAAACCTACCAGAAACTACACAGTATCTCAGTTCATCCTCATAAAGCATTAAGGGGAATGTTTgtcttgttttatagatgagtcTAGATGAGGTTAGAGTCCAGGAAAGTTAATGAATGGCCTTGCCCATGGTCTCAGAGCTAATAAATGGTGGAGGCAGATGAATGACAGTTTGCTTGCTTCTGTGTGGAATTGATAGAAGGGTCACTGGATTTTGAGGGAGGTGAAGTCCAGAACCATCTGGGGTTGTCTTCAGATCAGATGCCAGGGTGCAGGAGAGTCTGTGTACCCTACAGCAGTGTAGGTACAAGCATCATGGTGTTGGCAGTGGGGAGGTACAGGGGGTAAGTGTTTAGAGGCCTGGAACCAGAAGATCTGAGCTTTGAGAAGATAATTCCCATCACAAGATGTAGCAGAGATACTGATGTGGATACACTAGGCCAGGGAGCTGCGTGAGGAGCTGTTGTTaaaatgagggagggaggagaaccaACTAATTGGTCACTTCCTATATGTGAAATGTAGAGGAAAACAATATTAACTAGAGTTCTATCTGATTTTAGTCAGTTTTCCTTTGTAAGTAGTTGAAAGGTGGGataatttattttcaaggttAAGTAAGCATCTATACATCTCCTTTACCTTGTGAAGTCTGGTGGCGAAGCGAAAAATGGTACAGCCAATGGAGTCACAGTTTAATAAATAACTCAGAGTTCAAAGGGAGACTCTTATGGGCCAGAAATTGGTAAATGTTCCTGCATTCTAAAATTAGGAGGATCTTATTTTCTTTGAATCGGCAGAGAAGGAAGCACAGGCAATGGGGAGGGACAGTTGGGAACACGGCAGAGTGGCCACAGGATGTCGAAGACAAAGGACATGTAATATCAAATTCTAAGCTGTGAAGCTGTGATGCAACCCTCCTCCTTCTCTTAATGGATTTTTTAGGTCTCAGCACAGACGCACACCTGAGGGAGTAATTTCTTTGGAAATAAAGGACAAATAGCTCGGTTAATAACAAGTCCACCTTACAAAGCACACCTGGAAATGGAAACAAGATTATTCCTAAGGCCTTTTCTACTCTAAGAGTCTCTAACTTGGTGGCAAGGTGAGAGGTGAGGATGGGGGTGTTTTGATCCACACGTGATGAGTACCATGAAGCTCTACCATGAAGCATATAGTGTTGAGTGTGAATCAGAGCCCTAAGAATAACTCCCTTTACGTTGTTGTGCCCTCTGCCATCCCAAACCCACCCCGCCCATAATTAAGCAGCCACGAAAATGAGGGGAGCCAGAAGGAATCAAACCCTGCTGCTTGGTTCAGTAGACAGAAGGACCTGGAGGAAGGGTGTTGGCTGGGTCTAGGAGAAGATGATGAGCTCAGAAAATAGACAAGGAGAAACCCCAGGGGAAAACTTGTGAAACCCCGGAGGAATCACAAGATATGTTATTTGAgctccttttaaattttatttaatactaaATTAATGGCAGGAATCCTGCACAAAGGGATATTCCCTATGAAACATGACATCTCAGATAAAAACAGAGCATTCTTCCTTACCCTAAAGTCTGCCCTCTCTCCCCAAGTCCCTCATGCATCAGGTCACCTTTGTGCCTATAGGTTATGGGCAGCACTGTGTGGTCAACATCATCCACACCTAGAGGACAGTCAGCAAAGTGAGGTGGTTCTGCCTGCTGTGGTCTCACCCCAGGCATGGAAAGCAAGAGCCCTGGGAGCAGCGGAAGGTACACAGCTGGGTTTCTCAGGAGTCTCATCTGTCAGTGAATTGACAAGAAACAGAGCAAAATGACTCCTGTAATGTTGATGAGCCTGCCCCTGGGATTTGGAAACTTGATAACAGAGAAAACCAATATAGACAAAGGATTTTAAACAGGATTATGGTCAATTAAGCAAATTAGAAAAGGATACTTGAAGGAGTATTTGGGACACAGAAGTCAAAAACACTAGGAAGACATGAGGTGTGTCCCTAAGACTCTAGACTACAGCACTATGTAGATAACTAACACTTAACTATTAATTATAtcattgaagaaataaaatttacattgaaTTACAAACTGTTTCCAAAAGGTCATGAAAATCTTGTAGACTTGTTTCAAATCACACAAATGTGTTCTTCTCATTCTCAGCTCTTCACTGGTGCATTTATTTTGGATTTGATCATCTGGCGAAGAGGCGTGGCCTCTCCTGAAAGGACGGCTCTGGGGCCAGGCAGGGAGAATGAGGTCTCAGAATGACTCCCTTGAGAGTCCAGCTCCCCTTTCATCAATGCACAGACCCAGAAGATCCCTCCGTCCTGCAGCACCATCGATGAGCACTGGGCGACCCCTCCGTCCTGCAGCACCTGCAATGAGCATCGGCCTCCTGTGCTGTGCAGCCTTTTCTCTCCTGTGGGCAGGTGGGTCCTGGGCAGAGCCTCTTGCGTGGATTTCAAGGCCCAGCATCTTCCCATTGCGGCTGCAGCATCAGCTTTGTTCTTCTCTGCAGGTCCAGTGAATGCTGTTGTCACTCAGACCCCAAAATTCCAGGTCCTGAAGACAGGACAGAGCATGACACTGCAGTGTGCCCAGGATATGAACCATGACTGCATGTCCTGGTATCGACAAGACCCAGGCATGGGGCTGAGGCGCATTCATTACTCAGTTGCTGCTGGTATCACTGACAAAGGAGAAGTCCCTGATGGCTACAATGTATCCAGATCAAACAAAGAGGATCTCCCGCTCAGGCTGGAGTCAGCTGCTCCCTCCCAGACATCTGTGTACTTCTGTGCCAGCAGTTACTCCACAGCGCTGCAAGGCTGTCTCCTCTCTGCACATAAAGGCACAGAGCCtctgccctcctcccacccaAGACTCAAGGATGCCCTGGGCAGAGTTCTCTGCACCAGGAACCTTGGAACCCAGAGTGGCCCCAAGTGGCCAGGACAGTATGAGTCTCGCTCTATGCCAGGTGCCACTTCAGGCAGTCTCAGCCAGGCCTGGACTCATCCCACGTTCTCAGATGTCTCCTTTGTTGCTCTCTCTGGTATATCCTCCAAGCTGTCCTTTTCGTGTAGGGCCAGGGCTTCCCCAGCTCCTACTTTTCTACTCATTATCCTGAATCCGAGGTGCCCAGGATGAAACTGGATTTGTATTTCAGATTCATCTATACTCCCATCTCTCCCTGGTGACCCTGTTGCTTCCTCTCTCTAGGGATTCCCCCAGCCCCCATCCTCACGTGATCTCTCCTGTGGCCCACCTTTCCCATCTGGGTAGTCACCCTCCAAGGCCTTGCTGGGTCtctcctcccctcacctccccgcCCCTTTCTACTGCAGCCATGAGGGGAGCCCCTGTTCtgtgcctccttccttcccatcaTAGAGACTTCAAAGTTCATTTCCTCTGCCCTGGGCTGGAGCCTTCCTTCCTCTAATGGCCAGCTCCTACCTGTGCTTCAGATCTCAGCATGATCCGCCCCTCCTGCGGGAAGCACACCCTCACCTCCCTGCTGAGATCAACTGTCCTCTCATAAGCTCTCACAGAATCATATGTCTGTTGGTAACCTTTAGCACAGTTGGACTTTCTCAGGTACTTGTCTGATTATTTTTGTGCTCcacgcaattttttttttttttttttttttagacagagtcttgctctgtcaccaagctggaatgcagtggcgccatctcggttcactgcaacctctgactctttggttcaagcaattctcctacctcagactcccgagcagctgggattacaggcatgcaccaccacacccagctaattcttgtttgtatttttagtagagatgcggtttcaccactttggccaggctgctctcgatctcctgacctcatgatctgcctgcctcgggctcccaaagtgctgggattacaggcttgaaccaccgtgcccggcctctccaCCCAATTTTTAAGCCCATGGGAGCTAAGACTGTGCCGGCTGCATTTACCAATATTGGTGCCTG
Proteins encoded in this region:
- the LOC129398295 gene encoding uncharacterized protein LOC129398295, coding for MVPDIPSDIMGVHFHELVGNARDTDLMVTSFLQPTPDLVQGAEQRALLVTLLCQLGKAGCEAEASFTEQGYVLVLEEFSPFINAQTQKIPPSCSTIDEHWATPPSCSTCNEHRPPVLCSLFSPVGRWVLGRASCVDFKAQHLPIAAAASALFFSAGPVNAVVTQTPKFQVLKTGQSMTLQCAQDMNHDCMSWYRQDPGMGLRRIHYSVAAGITDKGEVPDGYNVSRSNKEDLPLRLESAAPSQTSVYFCASSYSTALQGCLLSAHKGTEPLPSSHPRLKDALGRVLCTRNLGTQSGPKWPGQYESRSMPGATSGSLSQAWTHPTFSDVSFVALSGISSKLSFSCRARASPAPTFLLIILNPRCPG